One Hydrogenophaga crassostreae genomic region harbors:
- a CDS encoding PepSY-associated TM helix domain-containing protein — translation MTNSSLASVDRTTPGVSRFYATAWRWHFYAGLYVVPFLFMLAITGLVMVFFTGFQTRLGFVVKVTPQAQSASVVQQADAALVHLPGATLKEYIAPKEADTASWFLVSHGGATEAVAVNPYTAEVLKVVDKDNTVFAWAERIHGSLLLGDVGDRLIEIAAGLAVVMVVTGLYLFWPRNGGRWSEVLVPNLRAHGRAWWRSLHASIGFWLSGILMVFLLTGMAWTGVWGGKLVQAWSTFPATKWDAVPKSDATHASLNQAGQHEVPWGLEQTAMPASGSSAGLPGVPAGSAVDLANVTALAGQLGFKGQFHVQVPRSDDGVFTVSADSMSGDTTDPTADRTVHIDRYTGKVLAEAAFTDYSVAAQAMAVGTALHQGDLGWWNAGLNMLFCAAIAFLCVSGVVVWWKRRPAGSGRLVAPGMPQDIKRWKTGALVMLGVALAFPLAGAFLVGLLLLDALLLSRVPAIRRVLS, via the coding sequence ATGACCAACTCTTCCCTGGCTTCTGTCGACCGCACAACCCCGGGCGTTTCCCGCTTCTACGCCACGGCATGGCGGTGGCATTTTTATGCCGGCCTGTATGTGGTGCCGTTTTTGTTCATGCTGGCCATCACCGGGCTGGTGATGGTTTTCTTCACCGGATTTCAAACACGCCTGGGCTTTGTGGTGAAAGTGACACCCCAGGCGCAATCCGCGAGTGTGGTTCAGCAAGCCGATGCAGCGCTGGTCCATTTGCCCGGGGCCACGCTCAAGGAGTACATCGCCCCCAAAGAGGCCGATACCGCGAGCTGGTTTTTGGTTTCGCACGGTGGTGCAACCGAGGCTGTGGCCGTCAACCCCTACACCGCCGAGGTGCTCAAGGTGGTCGACAAAGACAACACGGTGTTTGCCTGGGCCGAGCGCATCCACGGCAGCTTGCTGCTGGGGGATGTGGGTGACCGCTTGATCGAGATCGCGGCGGGTCTGGCTGTGGTGATGGTGGTCACAGGCTTGTACCTTTTCTGGCCCCGCAACGGTGGACGGTGGTCGGAAGTGCTGGTGCCCAATCTGCGGGCCCATGGCCGTGCGTGGTGGCGCTCCTTGCACGCCAGCATCGGGTTCTGGCTCAGTGGCATCCTCATGGTTTTCCTGTTGACGGGCATGGCCTGGACGGGGGTCTGGGGCGGCAAACTGGTGCAAGCCTGGAGCACTTTTCCCGCGACCAAATGGGACGCGGTGCCCAAGTCAGACGCCACCCATGCTTCGCTCAATCAGGCCGGTCAGCACGAAGTGCCCTGGGGCCTGGAGCAAACGGCCATGCCCGCCTCGGGCTCCAGCGCCGGCTTGCCCGGTGTGCCCGCCGGCAGCGCGGTGGACCTGGCGAACGTGACCGCTCTGGCTGGTCAACTGGGGTTCAAGGGGCAGTTCCACGTTCAGGTTCCCAGAAGCGACGACGGTGTGTTCACGGTGTCGGCCGATTCCATGAGCGGTGACACCACCGATCCCACCGCGGACCGAACCGTTCACATCGACCGCTACACCGGCAAGGTTCTGGCAGAGGCCGCTTTCACGGACTACTCTGTGGCGGCCCAGGCGATGGCGGTGGGGACCGCGCTGCACCAGGGCGATCTGGGCTGGTGGAATGCGGGGCTGAACATGTTGTTTTGCGCAGCGATTGCGTTCTTGTGTGTGAGCGGTGTCGTGGTGTGGTGGAAACGCCGCCCTGCGGGCAGCGGTCGCCTGGTCGCTCCGGGTATGCCGCAAGACATCAAACGCTGGAAGACGGGGGCCTTGGTGATGCTGGGCGTGGCGTTGGCGTTTCCACTGGCGGGCGCGTTTCTGGTGGGCTTGTTGTTGCTGGACGCCTTGTTGCTGTCGCGCGTGCCGGCGATTCGCCGTGTTTTGAGCTGA
- a CDS encoding chaperone modulator CbpM produces MTQPQRPATPVQDPQHGSLTLDDLCRACSVQSEFVLAMLEEGVIEPSEGEAAESWRFTAIEVHHVSVAWRLQRDLGVNLPGAALALQLLDEVETLRAQLAAQTPDDVG; encoded by the coding sequence ATGACCCAACCCCAACGACCTGCCACACCCGTGCAAGACCCTCAACACGGGTCACTGACGCTGGATGACCTTTGCCGGGCCTGCTCAGTGCAAAGCGAGTTCGTCCTGGCGATGCTTGAAGAAGGTGTGATCGAGCCCTCGGAAGGCGAGGCCGCCGAAAGCTGGCGTTTCACCGCCATCGAAGTGCATCATGTTTCCGTGGCCTGGCGTTTGCAGCGTGATCTCGGCGTCAATCTGCCCGGCGCCGCGTTGGCCTTGCAACTGCTGGACGAGGTCGAGACCTTGCGCGCACAACTGGCCGCACAAACGCCAGACGACGTCGGTTGA
- a CDS encoding DUF2946 family protein gives MGLISPHLLRRLAGWLVGAMLLATLAPAVSRTLAASHQAGDWVEICTTQGMRWAQVGVDDVVQSGGLDEGLSHAMDRCGHCTLASDRFAPLLPALPAVASDPGTSPLPRHIRLAIRATFAPSPSARGPPLLN, from the coding sequence ATGGGCCTGATCTCCCCCCACCTTTTGCGCAGGCTCGCTGGCTGGTTGGTGGGCGCCATGCTGCTCGCCACTTTGGCGCCGGCGGTGTCGCGCACGCTGGCGGCTTCGCACCAGGCGGGGGACTGGGTGGAGATCTGCACGACGCAGGGCATGCGCTGGGCCCAGGTCGGGGTGGATGATGTTGTCCAGAGCGGCGGCCTGGATGAGGGCCTTTCCCATGCGATGGACCGCTGCGGGCATTGCACACTCGCTTCAGACCGTTTCGCACCTCTGCTGCCCGCACTGCCTGCCGTGGCCAGCGATCCCGGCACGAGCCCGTTACCCCGCCATATCCGTCTGGCCATCAGGGCCACCTTCGCACCCAGCCCGAGTGCGCGAGGCCCGCCTCTCCTGAACTGA
- a CDS encoding lysophospholipid acyltransferase family protein yields MTAQRSPVAALWRLLRATAHVVQGLWIIRTRFGRLSAVQRTDHVRDWSGEILRILGVELVVRGEPCRSGPALVVANHVSWLDILVMNAVQPARFVSKADVKHWPLLGSLITGAGTLYIEREKRRDAMRVVHHVAECLQAKDLIAIFPEGTTGDGVTMLPFHSNLFEAAIAAEAPVLPVGLSFVHAPTGARHDAPTYIGDTTLIGSIWATLRATGLRAVVTYGDAQSSEGRTRRMWAQDVRAAIAGLQSSD; encoded by the coding sequence GTGACGGCTCAACGTTCACCGGTCGCTGCATTGTGGCGTTTGCTGCGTGCCACGGCGCATGTGGTGCAAGGCTTGTGGATCATTCGAACCCGGTTCGGGCGCTTGAGTGCCGTGCAGCGAACCGACCATGTTCGCGATTGGTCGGGTGAAATTCTGCGCATCTTGGGGGTGGAACTGGTTGTGCGGGGAGAACCATGTCGCAGCGGGCCGGCCCTGGTGGTGGCCAACCACGTGTCGTGGCTCGACATTCTTGTGATGAACGCCGTGCAGCCAGCGCGTTTTGTGTCCAAGGCCGATGTCAAGCATTGGCCGCTGTTGGGCAGCCTGATCACCGGTGCTGGTACCTTGTATATCGAGCGTGAAAAGCGGCGCGATGCCATGCGGGTGGTGCACCATGTGGCCGAATGCCTCCAGGCCAAAGATCTGATCGCCATCTTCCCGGAAGGCACGACGGGTGACGGCGTCACGATGCTGCCTTTCCATTCCAATTTGTTTGAGGCGGCCATTGCCGCCGAGGCACCGGTGTTGCCTGTGGGGCTGTCGTTTGTACATGCCCCGACGGGCGCGCGTCACGATGCACCGACCTACATTGGAGACACCACGCTGATCGGATCGATATGGGCCACGCTGCGCGCTACCGGCCTGCGCGCCGTTGTGACCTATGGTGATGCCCAGTCGTCCGAGGGCCGAACTCGACGGATGTGGGCGCAAGATGTGCGCGCGGCGATTGCCGGACTGCAGTCATCAGATTGA
- a CDS encoding DnaJ C-terminal domain-containing protein — translation MEYKDYYKIMEVERSASQDEIKRAHRKLARKYHPDVSKEPNAEERFKEVGEAYDVLKDPEKRAAYDRLGANWKSGQDFQPPPDWKAGFETGGSGFDGQDMGDHSDFFESLFRQARASQSAGGGGSARGGQHFQAKGQDSHAQIQITLEEAYHGGSRKVTLQMPSMDEQGHVVLREHPIEFNIPRGVRAGQRIRLAGQGGPGLGQGPAGDLYLEVAFQPHKHYRVDKHDVYLDLPVAPWEAALGATIEVPTPSGKVELSVPAGSSEGRKLRLKGRGIPAKTPGDFYFVLKIALPPANTDAAKALYESMAGEFKSFNPRAPLGDAS, via the coding sequence GTGGAATACAAAGACTATTACAAGATCATGGAAGTGGAGCGAAGCGCTTCGCAAGACGAGATCAAGCGCGCGCACCGCAAGCTGGCGCGGAAGTACCACCCCGACGTGAGCAAAGAGCCCAACGCAGAGGAACGCTTCAAGGAAGTGGGCGAGGCCTACGACGTCTTGAAAGATCCCGAGAAGCGCGCCGCCTACGACCGCCTGGGCGCCAACTGGAAAAGCGGGCAGGACTTCCAGCCGCCACCCGACTGGAAAGCCGGTTTTGAAACCGGCGGCAGCGGGTTTGACGGTCAGGACATGGGCGACCACAGCGACTTTTTCGAGTCGCTGTTTCGCCAGGCGCGCGCCAGCCAGTCGGCCGGTGGCGGCGGCTCGGCGCGCGGCGGTCAACATTTCCAGGCCAAGGGGCAGGACAGCCACGCCCAGATCCAGATCACGCTGGAAGAGGCTTACCACGGTGGCTCGCGCAAGGTCACGCTTCAGATGCCATCCATGGATGAGCAAGGTCATGTGGTCTTGCGCGAACATCCGATCGAGTTCAACATTCCGCGTGGGGTGCGCGCCGGTCAGCGCATCCGCCTGGCTGGCCAGGGCGGTCCGGGCCTGGGTCAGGGACCAGCCGGCGATCTGTACCTGGAGGTGGCCTTCCAGCCCCACAAGCATTACCGCGTGGACAAACACGATGTGTACCTGGACCTGCCTGTGGCGCCATGGGAGGCCGCGCTGGGCGCCACCATCGAAGTGCCCACCCCCAGCGGGAAGGTGGAACTCTCCGTGCCCGCCGGCTCCAGCGAAGGTCGCAAGCTGCGCCTCAAAGGGCGGGGTATTCCCGCGAAAACGCCGGGCGACTTCTACTTCGTTCTGAAGATCGCCCTGCCACCGGCCAACACCGATGCGGCAAAAGCCCTTTACGAGAGCATGGCCGGCGAATTCAAATCATTCAACCCTAGGGCACCACTGGGAGACGCGTCATGA
- a CDS encoding glutathione S-transferase, with translation MLKLCGFSASNYYNKVKLALLEKGVAFEEELAWVGQTDPSASPLGKVPYFKTDAGPISESTVMLEYIEAQYPSNALLPADPFQAAKARELVRYIELHLELVARNLYPEAFFGGKVSDSAKEKVGQQLEKNVAAFAKLARFSPFVGGDSFTLADCAAAVHLPLISGATKLIYGRDFLADLPVRDYLKLVGARPTVLQVNEDRKSNTEVMMQRAKAAAAAAKAQA, from the coding sequence ATGCTGAAACTCTGCGGCTTTTCTGCCAGTAACTATTACAACAAGGTCAAACTCGCCCTGCTCGAAAAGGGTGTGGCTTTTGAAGAAGAGCTGGCCTGGGTTGGCCAGACGGATCCCTCGGCCAGCCCGCTGGGCAAAGTACCGTATTTCAAGACCGATGCCGGCCCCATCAGCGAATCGACCGTGATGCTGGAATACATCGAGGCGCAATACCCGTCGAACGCGTTACTTCCGGCCGACCCGTTTCAGGCGGCCAAAGCCCGTGAACTGGTCCGCTACATCGAACTGCACCTGGAACTGGTTGCCCGAAACCTGTATCCGGAAGCCTTCTTTGGTGGCAAGGTCAGCGATTCGGCGAAAGAGAAAGTGGGTCAGCAACTGGAAAAAAACGTGGCCGCGTTCGCCAAGCTGGCGCGCTTTTCACCTTTTGTTGGCGGCGACAGCTTCACCCTCGCCGACTGCGCAGCGGCCGTGCATTTGCCTTTGATCTCCGGCGCCACCAAACTCATTTACGGCCGAGATTTTCTGGCCGACCTGCCCGTTCGCGACTATCTCAAGCTCGTGGGTGCTCGCCCCACGGTGTTGCAGGTCAATGAAGACCGCAAGTCCAACACCGAAGTCATGATGCAGCGCGCCAAGGCCGCAGCAGCTGCAGCCAAGGCCCAAGCCTAG
- a CDS encoding cyclic nucleotide-binding domain-containing protein — translation MHPDVSLASLACASAQAVFQAGESGTVWRVVQGLVRLDREAGSERHPVQIAVPGDLIGTEALCNQPFRFSATALTACLLEAVIVADTQAQATLLQQALMQQQARSQDMAALRTGTVIQRITHFLYLLGFEWGHASQVPNAEAIRAALPTLREVAQVVDAKTETVCRVLGQLMPPRRRKPQASPVMCAAAA, via the coding sequence ATGCATCCCGATGTATCCCTGGCTTCGCTGGCCTGCGCCAGCGCACAAGCCGTTTTTCAAGCCGGTGAGTCCGGCACAGTCTGGCGCGTTGTGCAAGGACTGGTGCGACTGGACCGGGAGGCCGGTTCCGAGCGCCATCCGGTGCAGATCGCCGTGCCCGGTGACCTCATTGGCACCGAAGCCTTGTGCAACCAGCCGTTCCGGTTCAGTGCCACGGCGCTCACCGCCTGCCTGCTGGAGGCCGTGATCGTCGCTGACACGCAGGCCCAGGCCACTTTGTTGCAGCAAGCGCTCATGCAGCAGCAGGCGCGCAGCCAGGACATGGCAGCCTTGCGCACCGGGACCGTGATTCAGCGCATCACCCATTTCCTGTACCTGCTGGGTTTCGAGTGGGGCCATGCCAGCCAGGTTCCCAATGCCGAGGCCATCCGGGCTGCGCTGCCCACGCTGCGTGAAGTCGCTCAGGTGGTCGACGCCAAGACCGAAACCGTGTGCCGCGTGCTGGGGCAGTTGATGCCTCCGCGTCGGCGCAAGCCGCAAGCGTCACCCGTGATGTGCGCGGCGGCCGCATGA
- a CDS encoding DUF2946 domain-containing protein, protein MTFYRVHRRIAAWLAMLAVVMSALAPTLAHAWVAAADDGLLIEVCSASGMVWLKADGLDATASQSSDQDQDMPMADMGKHCPWSGVHAPMAGLLPAPVAGVFAPVDGYFQAAGTVVGLPGQIQRGARARAPPLTS, encoded by the coding sequence ATGACTTTCTACCGTGTTCATCGCCGAATTGCTGCATGGCTTGCCATGCTGGCCGTGGTGATGAGCGCGCTCGCACCCACGCTCGCTCATGCCTGGGTCGCTGCAGCCGATGACGGTCTGTTGATTGAAGTCTGCAGTGCCAGTGGCATGGTGTGGCTCAAGGCCGATGGGTTGGATGCCACGGCGTCGCAGTCTTCAGATCAAGACCAGGACATGCCCATGGCCGACATGGGCAAGCACTGCCCCTGGAGCGGTGTTCATGCGCCCATGGCGGGCTTGCTGCCTGCACCCGTTGCAGGTGTTTTTGCCCCGGTTGATGGCTATTTCCAGGCCGCCGGGACAGTTGTTGGCCTGCCGGGCCAGATCCAGCGCGGCGCCCGCGCCCGCGCCCCTCCCCTGACCTCCTGA
- a CDS encoding alpha/beta hydrolase fold domain-containing protein, with product MATFRPSGLREHVVAGLLRTSLRLLLKTVLHPRFPIGFQRRWLAVVARTTLIPRGIQIEAATLAGVPGEWVRRKNAEPVQSGSLLYLHGGAYCIGSATTHRSLTGRLAKFTGLPVFALNYRLAPEHPQPAALEDALAAYRALRASGPVVIAGDSAGGGLALATALALREAGDPPPAALLLLSPWADMVPPPTEPAPVPGEAMLSTAWVTACSALYLNGQPSEAAMASPLRADLRGLPPTLVQAGTDEMLHPQALALHNALQAADVASTLDITEGRWHVFQLHGGALRSADDAIHRLTRFALTALAAHRTPTQSEHETVIMGAGMSGICMAIQLQRAGQHNFVILEKQPGLGGTWWDNIYPGAHVDVPAPVYSFSFAPNPNWTRRFASAPEIQRYQQDLAERHGLLAHLRLNTRLTDAKFDVTTGHWHFTTDNGDTLRSRYFVCSTGPLSQPRWPEIPGLDSFTGQRLHSARWDASVPLGGRNVAVIGTGSTASQLIPPIAKEAGQLHVFQRTANWVLPRPDRRYGALDRALAHFPPYAMGVRWCWTQVLEWGRRGFDEGSMARKGMLKTAAMHRSRQVKTPELRQHLTPTYPLGCKRIIYSSDFFPALEKPNVELVTTGIERFTPTGIVTTDGRERPIDVLICATGFDAVHLLADVNVTGCDGQTLQQAWAKGPEAYHGITVAGFPNMFLMLGPNTATGHTSTLLYIEPEVQHAIHCMKAVKAGGHRWIAVKPEVQAAHNAALQSRLQGSVWSQCNSWYRMEGGRIVALFPGFTKEYVQAVLKPRLSDYRLT from the coding sequence ATGGCCACTTTTCGACCCAGCGGCCTGCGAGAACACGTTGTTGCCGGCTTGCTGCGAACGTCGCTGCGCCTGCTGCTCAAAACGGTTCTCCATCCGCGCTTCCCGATCGGCTTTCAGCGACGGTGGTTGGCGGTCGTTGCGCGCACCACGCTGATTCCTCGCGGCATCCAGATCGAAGCCGCGACCCTGGCCGGCGTGCCCGGAGAATGGGTGCGGCGCAAAAATGCCGAGCCGGTTCAATCGGGTAGCCTGCTGTACCTGCACGGCGGCGCCTACTGCATCGGCTCGGCCACCACCCACCGCTCGCTCACCGGCCGTCTGGCCAAGTTCACCGGGCTGCCCGTCTTCGCGCTGAACTACCGCCTGGCGCCCGAACACCCCCAACCCGCGGCGCTGGAAGACGCGCTGGCCGCCTACCGCGCGCTGCGCGCCAGCGGCCCCGTGGTGATCGCGGGCGACTCCGCAGGGGGCGGACTGGCGCTGGCCACCGCCCTCGCCCTGCGAGAGGCGGGCGACCCGCCACCCGCCGCCTTGTTGTTGCTTTCACCCTGGGCCGACATGGTTCCGCCGCCCACCGAGCCCGCCCCGGTACCCGGCGAGGCCATGCTGAGCACCGCCTGGGTGACAGCCTGCTCGGCCCTGTACCTGAACGGACAGCCTTCCGAAGCGGCCATGGCATCGCCCTTGCGGGCCGACCTGCGTGGCCTGCCGCCCACCCTGGTTCAGGCCGGCACCGATGAAATGCTGCATCCGCAGGCGCTGGCCCTGCATAACGCCCTGCAGGCAGCGGACGTGGCCTCCACACTCGACATCACCGAAGGCCGCTGGCATGTCTTTCAGCTCCATGGCGGCGCGCTGCGCAGCGCCGATGACGCCATCCACCGTCTGACCCGCTTCGCGCTCACCGCGTTGGCGGCCCACCGAACGCCGACCCAAAGCGAACACGAGACCGTGATCATGGGCGCGGGCATGTCGGGCATCTGCATGGCGATCCAGCTGCAACGCGCCGGGCAACACAACTTCGTCATTCTGGAAAAACAGCCGGGCCTGGGCGGCACCTGGTGGGACAACATTTACCCCGGCGCCCATGTCGATGTGCCCGCACCGGTGTACTCGTTTTCTTTCGCCCCCAACCCCAACTGGACGCGCCGCTTCGCCAGCGCCCCTGAGATCCAGCGCTACCAGCAAGACCTGGCCGAGCGCCACGGGCTGCTCGCCCACCTGCGGTTGAACACCCGGTTGACCGACGCCAAGTTTGACGTAACCACCGGCCACTGGCACTTCACCACCGACAACGGCGACACCCTGCGCTCGCGCTATTTCGTCTGCAGCACCGGGCCGCTCAGCCAGCCGCGCTGGCCCGAGATTCCCGGGCTGGACTCGTTCACCGGGCAACGGTTGCACTCGGCGCGGTGGGACGCGAGCGTGCCGCTGGGAGGCCGCAACGTGGCAGTGATCGGCACCGGCTCCACGGCATCGCAGCTGATCCCGCCGATCGCCAAAGAGGCGGGGCAACTCCATGTGTTCCAGCGCACCGCCAACTGGGTCCTGCCCCGCCCGGACCGCCGCTATGGCGCGCTGGACCGCGCCCTGGCCCATTTCCCGCCCTATGCGATGGGCGTGCGCTGGTGCTGGACGCAGGTGCTCGAATGGGGCCGCCGCGGCTTCGATGAAGGCAGCATGGCGCGCAAGGGCATGCTGAAAACTGCGGCCATGCACCGATCCCGCCAAGTCAAAACCCCCGAACTGCGCCAGCACCTCACCCCCACCTACCCGCTGGGCTGCAAACGCATCATTTACTCCAGCGATTTTTTCCCGGCACTGGAAAAGCCCAACGTCGAACTGGTCACCACCGGCATCGAGCGTTTCACGCCGACCGGCATCGTGACCACCGATGGCCGGGAGCGCCCCATCGACGTGCTGATCTGCGCCACCGGCTTCGATGCGGTGCACCTGCTCGCGGACGTGAACGTGACCGGATGCGACGGCCAAACCCTGCAGCAAGCCTGGGCCAAAGGCCCCGAGGCCTACCATGGCATCACCGTCGCGGGTTTCCCTAACATGTTCCTCATGCTCGGCCCCAACACCGCCACGGGCCACACCTCCACCCTGCTCTACATCGAGCCTGAAGTGCAACATGCCATTCATTGCATGAAAGCCGTGAAAGCGGGCGGCCACCGCTGGATCGCAGTCAAACCCGAGGTGCAAGCCGCCCACAATGCCGCCCTTCAAAGCCGGCTGCAGGGCTCGGTCTGGAGCCAGTGCAACAGCTGGTACCGCATGGAGGGTGGTCGCATCGTGGCGCTGTTTCCTGGGTTCACCAAGGAATATGTGCAAGCGGTTCTGAAGCCGAGACTGAGCGACTACCGTTTGACCTGA
- a CDS encoding TonB-dependent receptor: MKHHRLKAFHLAMAAAVPVVSLMAAQAMAQGASNPSLPTVTVREKAPVALQPAASLHGEDLVGQRAATSDTASLLRGVPGVSLRGAGGVSSLPAIQGLADDRLRIRVDGMDLIASCPNHMNPALSYITPSQLGALKVYPGISPVSEGGDSIGGSILAESAAPVFATPDEGAITDGEVGAFYRSNNQARGANLSARYATPTLSLGYSGSVSRADNYLAGADFKDYTFTGRTGHSLALDEVGSTAYDTRNHALSLAYKRDAHLFEARVGVQDMPYQLYPNQRMDMLDNDQRSINLSYTGNMDWGRVKARLYDEKVDHFMDFGADKRYWYGMASGGSTALDGRPCGANSAMCAAGMPMYTEGKTQGASLSGEIALNERDLLRLGTELQRYSINDWWPASGGGMYPGTFWNIRDGERNRTAAFGEWERNANAQWMTLAGLRVEQVRMDAGDVVGYNPAGMGFQARDAEAFNASDRKTKDNNIDVTLLARYTASDHHDIEFGFAHKERSPNVYERFPWSTWGMAALMNNFVGDGNGYIGNLGLKPEKADTVSATFNWHAADKAWGVTATPFYTRVEDYIDAQQWNGMSNQAVAQPASNQFSVLRYTNQAARLYGLDLTGHMPLARNGWGDWGLKGLLNYTNGRNRDTGDGLYNTMPLNAQLALTHKSGGWDNSIELVTVKAKTDVSEVRNEVTTPGYGLVHLRGSYSWKTVRIDFGIENLFDRLYGLPTGGAYVGQGTTMANPMLPNYPQWGTAVPGMGRTFYTGVNVKF; this comes from the coding sequence ATGAAACACCACCGTTTGAAAGCCTTTCACCTCGCCATGGCCGCCGCCGTCCCGGTTGTGTCCTTGATGGCCGCCCAGGCCATGGCCCAGGGCGCCAGCAATCCCAGTTTGCCCACCGTCACGGTGCGCGAAAAGGCGCCAGTCGCCTTGCAACCCGCCGCCAGCCTGCACGGCGAGGACCTCGTGGGTCAGCGCGCCGCCACCAGCGATACAGCGAGCCTGTTGCGTGGTGTGCCGGGTGTGAGCCTGCGTGGCGCGGGTGGCGTGTCCAGCCTGCCGGCCATCCAGGGCCTGGCCGACGACCGCTTGCGCATCCGGGTCGATGGCATGGACCTGATCGCTTCCTGCCCCAATCACATGAACCCCGCGCTGTCGTACATCACGCCCTCGCAGCTGGGTGCGCTCAAGGTGTACCCCGGCATCTCGCCCGTGAGCGAGGGGGGCGACAGCATCGGCGGCAGCATTCTGGCCGAGTCGGCCGCGCCGGTGTTTGCCACGCCCGACGAAGGGGCGATCACCGACGGTGAGGTAGGCGCCTTCTACCGTAGCAACAACCAGGCCCGTGGCGCCAACCTGTCCGCCCGCTATGCCACGCCCACACTCAGCCTGGGCTACAGCGGCTCGGTCAGCCGCGCCGACAACTACCTCGCCGGTGCCGATTTCAAGGACTACACCTTCACCGGACGCACCGGCCACAGCCTGGCGCTCGACGAGGTGGGCTCCACCGCTTATGACACGCGCAACCACGCGCTGAGTCTGGCTTACAAACGGGACGCGCATCTGTTCGAGGCCCGTGTGGGTGTGCAGGACATGCCCTATCAGCTCTATCCGAACCAGCGCATGGACATGCTGGACAACGACCAGCGCAGCATCAACCTGAGCTACACGGGCAACATGGACTGGGGGCGCGTGAAAGCACGCCTCTACGATGAAAAGGTTGATCACTTCATGGACTTTGGCGCCGACAAGCGCTACTGGTACGGGATGGCTTCGGGCGGCAGCACCGCCTTGGATGGCCGGCCTTGTGGTGCCAACAGCGCCATGTGTGCCGCGGGCATGCCGATGTACACCGAAGGCAAGACCCAGGGCGCGTCCCTCAGTGGGGAGATCGCTCTCAATGAGCGCGACCTGTTGCGCTTGGGTACCGAGCTTCAGCGCTACAGCATCAACGACTGGTGGCCCGCATCGGGTGGTGGCATGTACCCCGGTACTTTCTGGAATATCCGCGATGGCGAGCGCAACCGCACCGCCGCCTTTGGCGAATGGGAGCGCAACGCGAACGCCCAGTGGATGACGCTCGCGGGTTTGCGTGTGGAGCAGGTGCGCATGGACGCGGGCGATGTCGTGGGTTACAACCCGGCCGGCATGGGCTTCCAGGCGCGCGATGCCGAGGCTTTCAACGCCAGCGATCGCAAGACCAAGGACAACAACATCGACGTGACCTTGCTGGCTCGCTACACCGCCAGCGATCACCACGACATCGAATTTGGTTTTGCCCACAAGGAGCGCTCACCCAACGTCTATGAGCGCTTCCCCTGGTCGACCTGGGGCATGGCCGCGCTGATGAACAACTTTGTGGGCGATGGCAACGGCTACATCGGCAACCTCGGTCTCAAGCCCGAGAAAGCCGACACCGTGTCCGCGACGTTCAACTGGCATGCCGCCGACAAAGCCTGGGGTGTTACTGCCACACCTTTCTATACCCGCGTCGAAGACTACATCGACGCCCAGCAATGGAATGGCATGAGCAACCAGGCGGTAGCCCAGCCCGCCAGCAACCAGTTCAGTGTGCTGCGTTACACCAACCAGGCCGCCCGCCTTTATGGTCTGGACCTCACCGGCCACATGCCACTGGCGCGCAACGGCTGGGGTGACTGGGGCCTCAAAGGTTTGTTGAACTACACCAACGGCCGCAACCGGGACACCGGTGATGGCCTCTACAACACCATGCCGCTCAACGCGCAGCTGGCACTGACGCACAAGTCCGGGGGCTGGGACAACAGCATCGAGCTGGTGACGGTAAAGGCCAAAACCGATGTGTCTGAAGTGCGCAACGAAGTGACCACGCCGGGTTATGGCCTGGTGCATTTGCGCGGCAGCTATTCGTGGAAAACCGTGCGAATCGATTTCGGTATTGAAAACCTCTTTGACCGCTTGTATGGCCTGCCCACGGGTGGCGCGTATGTGGGGCAGGGCACAACCATGGCCAACCCCATGCTGCCCAATTACCCGCAATGGGGTACCGCTGTACCTGGCATGGGCCGCACGTTCTACACCGGCGTGAACGTGAAGTTCTGA
- a CDS encoding copper chaperone PCu(A)C gives MKKLLIASLLTITASAWAQTVTVKVDGAWVRGTVATQKATGAFMRLTASAQSRLVSVSSPVAGVAEIHEMSMENDVMKMRQVDGLDLKANRATDLKPGGFHIMLMDLKAPLKGGDMVPMTLTFEDADKKTFTRDLTVPVTALGKGKMPNAQKPDMTKEMKPGEHSH, from the coding sequence ATGAAAAAGCTGTTGATTGCCTCCCTTCTCACCATCACTGCAAGCGCCTGGGCGCAAACAGTCACCGTCAAGGTGGACGGCGCCTGGGTGCGCGGCACGGTGGCCACCCAGAAGGCCACTGGCGCCTTCATGCGTTTGACCGCCAGCGCCCAGTCCCGCCTGGTGTCCGTCAGTTCACCAGTGGCGGGCGTGGCGGAAATCCATGAGATGTCGATGGAAAACGACGTGATGAAAATGCGCCAGGTCGATGGTCTGGACCTGAAGGCGAACCGCGCAACCGATCTCAAGCCGGGCGGTTTCCACATCATGTTGATGGACTTGAAAGCGCCTCTCAAAGGCGGTGACATGGTTCCCATGACACTCACTTTTGAAGACGCTGACAAAAAGACCTTTACCCGGGATTTGACCGTTCCTGTTACGGCTTTGGGCAAGGGCAAGATGCCCAACGCGCAGAAGCCTGACATGACGAAGGAAATGAAGCCGGGTGAGCACAGCCACTGA